One part of the Zonotrichia leucophrys gambelii isolate GWCS_2022_RI unplaced genomic scaffold, RI_Zleu_2.0 Scaffold_106_152335, whole genome shotgun sequence genome encodes these proteins:
- the ALDH16A1 gene encoding aldehyde dehydrogenase family 16 member A1 isoform X1, protein MAALAALGAPSVPEIFATMEEGPIPCAPNPGEAWLESHGRSLGHFVNGTWLRPEGRERLECREAATGRVVAAVPSGDSSDVAVAVAAAAAAAEAWAGLGGPQRGQHLARLAATLEGDRGVALGALLALAGGRPLCRTLGAELELGLRPLRGLEPPEGGWRPLGVVALVLAGPCSLPELLWKLGPLLAMGNTAVLVAPPAAAPPLLLLAELGGEGAALPPGVLNVLAGPPALPRALRDHPGIGAVTWMGTAAQADLRCRLWGSPLRGPRLGGGPRGGRLVVIVLDSADLDSASAAAVATLPASGGCVLLAQDSVVPALERRLRARLGGLRLGDPTDPRTEVGPLPPGTPPPEELLKEAREEGAQVFQAPLPVLVGGGRRFYPPTLISGVAPTSRCLREPVPGPVLVLLPVRSPSEAVAVASALPHATAAALWAQDITVALDTADRLPQGLVSLNSLELPEPFGDSDLHEALREFGCPPWEQPPKAEEPLSPLVTLDDPSDPELAQAVAAARGAALGWGRLPGASRARVLRGAATALPGGPGTPEDGDGGDTGGSLRGALLRWAERAERAGGAVQELPGGRALLTRRPLGVLGVAWGWPRPLALEFLLPALAFGNAVVVVAPPGGAGAAQRLRKSLVDAGLPRAALSVLPGASRGCGPRLARQRPDGLWLCGGDAVPPILLLLALPALGSCCSFGFNPISSTFSAHLNNLSPWLLLDYPVAMPSNLELDSTCSDLWGLHFGALAVQRMLGVAGRDLAPLLRTLLAQLHFVAECHIQDPQGCVRLERVNVSQLLETLAQHLGGLQGRPPHFPGCARLRCRPGPAPSRPAERQEQHEGTLGARQGPPSPAGHGLLLLGGLGGALGLLAVLWALWRRPCAQVGTLGGTGGTAEGGEGTGGAVCVGDTGDTGGCPGVTGSTGRHWELIPLSAPQPSQGPPTLEQDGT, encoded by the exons ATGGCGGCTCTGGCGGCCCTTGGGGCTCCCTCGGTCCCCGAAATCTTCGCCACCATGGAGGAGGGGCCGATCCCATGCGCGCCCAACCCGGGCGAG gcGTGGCTGGAGTCGCACGGGCGCAGCCTCGGACACTTCGTGAACGGGACCTGGCTGAGACCCGAGGGGAGGGAGAGACTCGAGTGCCGCGAGGCCGCCACGG gccGCGTGGTGGCCGCGGTGCCCTCCGGGGACAGCTCGGACGTGGCCGTGGCCGtggcagcggcagcagcggcagccgaggcctgggcagggctgggggggccccAGCGGGGGCAGCACCTGGCCAG gctGGCCGCCACGCTCGAGGGTGACCgtggggtggccctgggggcgctgctggccctggccgGGGGGCGCCCCCTGTGCCGGACGCTcggggctgagctggagctggggttgCGGCCGCTGCGGGGGCTGGAGCCCCCCGAGGGCGGGTGGCGCCCCCTGG gggTGGTGGCCCTGGTCCTGGCCGGTCCCTGCTCGCTGCCGGAGCTGCTCTGGAAACTGGGGCCGCTCCTGGCCATGG GGAACACGGCCGTGCTCGTGGCCcccccggcggcggcgccgccactgctgctgctggcggagctgggcggggagggggcggcgctGCCCCCGGGGGTCCTCAACGTCCTGGCGGgacccccggccctgccccgggcCCTGCGCGACCACCCCGGGATCGGCGCCGTCACCTGGATGGGAACGGCTGCGCAG gccgATCTCCGGTGCCGCCTCTGGGGATCCCCGCTGCGGGGGCCACGCctgggggggggtccccggggGGGCCGGCTCGTTGTCATCGTGCTGGACTCGGCCGACCTGGACAGCGCCAGCGCTGCCGCTGTGGCCACG ctgcccgCCTCGGGGGGCTGCGTGCTGCTGGCCCAGGACTCGGTGGTCCCGGCGCTggagcggcggctccgggcccGGCTCGGGGGGCTGCGCCTGGGGGACCCCACGGACCCCCGGACCGAGGTGGGGCCGCTGCCCCCCGGGACGCCCCCGCccgaggagctgctgaaggaggcGCGGGAGGAGGGGGCGCAG GTTTTCCAGGCTCCTCTGCCGGTGCTGGTGGGGGGGGGGCGGCGTTTCTACCCCCCCACGCTGATTTCGGGGGTGGCCCCGACCTCGCGCTGCCTGCGGGAGCCG gtcCCGGGGCCGGTGCTGGTGTTGCTGCCCGTGCGCAGCCCCTCCGAGGCCGTGGCCGTGGCCTCGGCGCTGCCCCACGCCACTGCTGCCGCCCTCTGGGCCCAGGACATCACTGTGGCCTTGGACACGGCCGACAG gctgccccagggcctGGTGTCCCTCaactccctggagctgcccgaGCCCTTCGGGGACTCCGACCTGCATGAG GCGCTGCGAGAGTTCGGGTGCCCCCCCTGGGAACAGCCCCCCAAGGCGGAGGAGCCGCTCAG CCCCCTGGTGACCCTGGATGACCCCAGCGATCCCGAGCTGGCCCAGGCCGTGGCCGCCGCCCGCGGGGCCGCCCTGGG GTGGGGGCGGCTGCCGGGGGCGTCGCGGGCCCGGGTGCTGCGGGGGGCGGCGACGGcgctgccggggggtcccgggACCCCCGAGGACGGCGACGGCGGCGACACCGGCGGGAGCCTGCGGGGGGCGCTGCTGCGCTGGGCGGAGCGAGCGGAGCGCGCGGGCGGGGCCGTGCAG gagctgcccggGGGGCGGGCCCTGTTGACGAGGCGGCCGCTCGGAGTGCTGGGCGTGGCCTGGGgttggccccgccccctggcGCTGGAGTTCCTCCTCCCGGCGCTGGCGTTCGGGAACGCGGTCGTGGTGgtggcgccccctggcggcgcCGGTGCCGCACAGCGGCTGCGGAAG TCTCTGGTGGACGCGGGGCTGCCGAGGGCGGCCCTGTCGGTGCTTCCCGGCGCTTCCCGGGGCTGCGGACCTCGCCTGGCGCGGCAGCGCCCGGACGGGCTGTGGCTGTGCGGGGGGGACGCG GTGCCGccaatcctgctgctcctggccttgCCCGCCCTCGGCAGCTGCTGCTCGTTCGGCTTTAACCCCATCAGCAGCACCTTCAGCGCCCACCTGAACAACCTG agcccctggctgctcctcgACTACCCCGTGGCGATGCCCAGCAACCTGGAGCTG GACAGCACCTGCTCTGATCTCTGGGGGCTTCACTTTGGGGCGCTGGCTGTGCAGCGGATGCTGGGGGTGGCGGGCAGGGACTTGGCCCCCCTGCTCAGGACCCTCCTCGCCCAGCTGCACTTCGTGGCCGAGTGTCACATCCAG gacccccagggctgtgtccgGCTGGAGAGGGTGAACGTGTCGCAGCTGCTGGAGACCCTGGCGCAGCACCTGGGGGGGCTGCAAGGGAGACCCCCCCATTTTCCCGGCTGCGCCCGCTTGCGCTGCCGCCCAG GCCCGGCGCCGAGCAGACCTGCTGAGCGGCAGGAGCAGCACGAGGGGACCCTGGGGGCCAGGcagggcccccccagccccgctggacacgggctgctgctgctggggggacTTGGAGGGGCCCTGGGCCTGCTGGCGGTGCTCTGGGCACTGTGGAGGAgaccctgtgcccaggtggggacactggggggcactgggggcactgcagAGGGTGGCGAGGGCACGGGGGGCGCTGTGTgtgttggggacactggggacactgggggctgtcctggggtcactgggagcactgggaggcactgggagctcATTCCCCTCAGCGCCCCCCAGCCCTCACAGGGACCCCCGACACTGGAGCAGGATGGGACCTGA
- the ALDH16A1 gene encoding aldehyde dehydrogenase family 16 member A1 isoform X5 produces the protein MAALAALGAPSVPEIFATMEEGPIPCAPNPGEAWLESHGRSLGHFVNGTWLRPEGRERLECREAATGRVVAAVPSGDSSDVAVAVAAAAAAAEAWAGLGGPQRGQHLARLAATLEGDRGVALGALLALAGGRPLCRTLGAELELGLRPLRGLEPPEGGWRPLGVVALVLAGPCSLPELLWKLGPLLAMGNTAVLVAPPAAAPPLLLLAELGGEGAALPPGVLNVLAGPPALPRALRDHPGIGAVTWMGTAAQADLRCRLWGSPLRGPRLGGGPRGGRLVVIVLDSADLDSASAAAVATLPASGGCVLLAQDSVVPALERRLRARLGGLRLGDPTDPRTEVGPLPPGTPPPEELLKEAREEGAQVFQAPLPVLVGGGRRFYPPTLISGVAPTSRCLREPVPGPVLVLLPVRSPSEAVAVASALPHATAAALWAQDITVALDTADRLPQGLVSLNSLELPEPFGDSDLHEALREFGCPPWEQPPKAEEPLSPLVTLDDPSDPELAQAVAAARGAALGWGRLPGASRARVLRGAATALPGGPGTPEDGDGGDTGGSLRGALLRWAERAERAGGAVQELPGGRALLTRRPLGVLGVAWGWPRPLALEFLLPALAFGNAVVVVAPPGGAGAAQRLRKSLVDAGLPRAALSVLPGASRGCGPRLARQRPDGLWLCGGDAVPPILLLLALPALGSCCSFGFNPISSTFSAHLNNLSPWLLLDYPVAMPSNLELDSTCSDLWGLHFGALAVQRMLGVAGRDLAPLLRTLLAQLHFVAECHIQDPQGCVRLERVNVSQLLETLAQHLGGLQGRPPHFPGCARLRCRPGPAPSRPAERQEQHEGTLGARQGPPSPAGHGLLLLGGLGGALGLLAVLWALWRRPCAQPSQGPPTLEQDGT, from the exons ATGGCGGCTCTGGCGGCCCTTGGGGCTCCCTCGGTCCCCGAAATCTTCGCCACCATGGAGGAGGGGCCGATCCCATGCGCGCCCAACCCGGGCGAG gcGTGGCTGGAGTCGCACGGGCGCAGCCTCGGACACTTCGTGAACGGGACCTGGCTGAGACCCGAGGGGAGGGAGAGACTCGAGTGCCGCGAGGCCGCCACGG gccGCGTGGTGGCCGCGGTGCCCTCCGGGGACAGCTCGGACGTGGCCGTGGCCGtggcagcggcagcagcggcagccgaggcctgggcagggctgggggggccccAGCGGGGGCAGCACCTGGCCAG gctGGCCGCCACGCTCGAGGGTGACCgtggggtggccctgggggcgctgctggccctggccgGGGGGCGCCCCCTGTGCCGGACGCTcggggctgagctggagctggggttgCGGCCGCTGCGGGGGCTGGAGCCCCCCGAGGGCGGGTGGCGCCCCCTGG gggTGGTGGCCCTGGTCCTGGCCGGTCCCTGCTCGCTGCCGGAGCTGCTCTGGAAACTGGGGCCGCTCCTGGCCATGG GGAACACGGCCGTGCTCGTGGCCcccccggcggcggcgccgccactgctgctgctggcggagctgggcggggagggggcggcgctGCCCCCGGGGGTCCTCAACGTCCTGGCGGgacccccggccctgccccgggcCCTGCGCGACCACCCCGGGATCGGCGCCGTCACCTGGATGGGAACGGCTGCGCAG gccgATCTCCGGTGCCGCCTCTGGGGATCCCCGCTGCGGGGGCCACGCctgggggggggtccccggggGGGCCGGCTCGTTGTCATCGTGCTGGACTCGGCCGACCTGGACAGCGCCAGCGCTGCCGCTGTGGCCACG ctgcccgCCTCGGGGGGCTGCGTGCTGCTGGCCCAGGACTCGGTGGTCCCGGCGCTggagcggcggctccgggcccGGCTCGGGGGGCTGCGCCTGGGGGACCCCACGGACCCCCGGACCGAGGTGGGGCCGCTGCCCCCCGGGACGCCCCCGCccgaggagctgctgaaggaggcGCGGGAGGAGGGGGCGCAG GTTTTCCAGGCTCCTCTGCCGGTGCTGGTGGGGGGGGGGCGGCGTTTCTACCCCCCCACGCTGATTTCGGGGGTGGCCCCGACCTCGCGCTGCCTGCGGGAGCCG gtcCCGGGGCCGGTGCTGGTGTTGCTGCCCGTGCGCAGCCCCTCCGAGGCCGTGGCCGTGGCCTCGGCGCTGCCCCACGCCACTGCTGCCGCCCTCTGGGCCCAGGACATCACTGTGGCCTTGGACACGGCCGACAG gctgccccagggcctGGTGTCCCTCaactccctggagctgcccgaGCCCTTCGGGGACTCCGACCTGCATGAG GCGCTGCGAGAGTTCGGGTGCCCCCCCTGGGAACAGCCCCCCAAGGCGGAGGAGCCGCTCAG CCCCCTGGTGACCCTGGATGACCCCAGCGATCCCGAGCTGGCCCAGGCCGTGGCCGCCGCCCGCGGGGCCGCCCTGGG GTGGGGGCGGCTGCCGGGGGCGTCGCGGGCCCGGGTGCTGCGGGGGGCGGCGACGGcgctgccggggggtcccgggACCCCCGAGGACGGCGACGGCGGCGACACCGGCGGGAGCCTGCGGGGGGCGCTGCTGCGCTGGGCGGAGCGAGCGGAGCGCGCGGGCGGGGCCGTGCAG gagctgcccggGGGGCGGGCCCTGTTGACGAGGCGGCCGCTCGGAGTGCTGGGCGTGGCCTGGGgttggccccgccccctggcGCTGGAGTTCCTCCTCCCGGCGCTGGCGTTCGGGAACGCGGTCGTGGTGgtggcgccccctggcggcgcCGGTGCCGCACAGCGGCTGCGGAAG TCTCTGGTGGACGCGGGGCTGCCGAGGGCGGCCCTGTCGGTGCTTCCCGGCGCTTCCCGGGGCTGCGGACCTCGCCTGGCGCGGCAGCGCCCGGACGGGCTGTGGCTGTGCGGGGGGGACGCG GTGCCGccaatcctgctgctcctggccttgCCCGCCCTCGGCAGCTGCTGCTCGTTCGGCTTTAACCCCATCAGCAGCACCTTCAGCGCCCACCTGAACAACCTG agcccctggctgctcctcgACTACCCCGTGGCGATGCCCAGCAACCTGGAGCTG GACAGCACCTGCTCTGATCTCTGGGGGCTTCACTTTGGGGCGCTGGCTGTGCAGCGGATGCTGGGGGTGGCGGGCAGGGACTTGGCCCCCCTGCTCAGGACCCTCCTCGCCCAGCTGCACTTCGTGGCCGAGTGTCACATCCAG gacccccagggctgtgtccgGCTGGAGAGGGTGAACGTGTCGCAGCTGCTGGAGACCCTGGCGCAGCACCTGGGGGGGCTGCAAGGGAGACCCCCCCATTTTCCCGGCTGCGCCCGCTTGCGCTGCCGCCCAG GCCCGGCGCCGAGCAGACCTGCTGAGCGGCAGGAGCAGCACGAGGGGACCCTGGGGGCCAGGcagggcccccccagccccgctggacacgggctgctgctgctggggggacTTGGAGGGGCCCTGGGCCTGCTGGCGGTGCTCTGGGCACTGTGGAGGAgaccctgtgcccag CCCTCACAGGGACCCCCGACACTGGAGCAGGATGGGACCTGA
- the ALDH16A1 gene encoding aldehyde dehydrogenase family 16 member A1 isoform X7, with protein MAALAALGAPSVPEIFATMEEGPIPCAPNPGEAWLESHGRSLGHFVNGTWLRPEGRERLECREAATGRVVAAVPSGDSSDVAVAVAAAAAAAEAWAGLGGPQRGQHLARLAATLEGDRGVALGALLALAGGRPLCRTLGAELELGLRPLRGLEPPEGGWRPLGVVALVLAGPCSLPELLWKLGPLLAMGNTAVLVAPPAAAPPLLLLAELGGEGAALPPGVLNVLAGPPALPRALRDHPGIGAVTWMGTAAQADLRCRLWGSPLRGPRLGGGPRGGRLVVIVLDSADLDSASAAAVATLPASGGCVLLAQDSVVPALERRLRARLGGLRLGDPTDPRTEVGPLPPGTPPPEELLKEAREEGAQVFQAPLPVLVGGGRRFYPPTLISGVAPTSRCLREPVPGPVLVLLPVRSPSEAVAVASALPHATAAALWAQDITVALDTADRLPQGLVSLNSLELPEPFGDSDLHEALREFGCPPWEQPPKAEEPLSPLVTLDDPSDPELAQAVAAARGAALGWGRLPGASRARVLRGAATALPGGPGTPEDGDGGDTGGSLRGALLRWAERAERAGGAVQELPGGRALLTRRPLGVLGVAWGWPRPLALEFLLPALAFGNAVVVVAPPGGAGAAQRLRKSLVDAGLPRAALSVLPGASRGCGPRLARQRPDGLWLCGGDADCDWASAASVPRVWGVPAGLLGAPGQEPPPGTERELELRCTRPRCLWLPGGAP; from the exons ATGGCGGCTCTGGCGGCCCTTGGGGCTCCCTCGGTCCCCGAAATCTTCGCCACCATGGAGGAGGGGCCGATCCCATGCGCGCCCAACCCGGGCGAG gcGTGGCTGGAGTCGCACGGGCGCAGCCTCGGACACTTCGTGAACGGGACCTGGCTGAGACCCGAGGGGAGGGAGAGACTCGAGTGCCGCGAGGCCGCCACGG gccGCGTGGTGGCCGCGGTGCCCTCCGGGGACAGCTCGGACGTGGCCGTGGCCGtggcagcggcagcagcggcagccgaggcctgggcagggctgggggggccccAGCGGGGGCAGCACCTGGCCAG gctGGCCGCCACGCTCGAGGGTGACCgtggggtggccctgggggcgctgctggccctggccgGGGGGCGCCCCCTGTGCCGGACGCTcggggctgagctggagctggggttgCGGCCGCTGCGGGGGCTGGAGCCCCCCGAGGGCGGGTGGCGCCCCCTGG gggTGGTGGCCCTGGTCCTGGCCGGTCCCTGCTCGCTGCCGGAGCTGCTCTGGAAACTGGGGCCGCTCCTGGCCATGG GGAACACGGCCGTGCTCGTGGCCcccccggcggcggcgccgccactgctgctgctggcggagctgggcggggagggggcggcgctGCCCCCGGGGGTCCTCAACGTCCTGGCGGgacccccggccctgccccgggcCCTGCGCGACCACCCCGGGATCGGCGCCGTCACCTGGATGGGAACGGCTGCGCAG gccgATCTCCGGTGCCGCCTCTGGGGATCCCCGCTGCGGGGGCCACGCctgggggggggtccccggggGGGCCGGCTCGTTGTCATCGTGCTGGACTCGGCCGACCTGGACAGCGCCAGCGCTGCCGCTGTGGCCACG ctgcccgCCTCGGGGGGCTGCGTGCTGCTGGCCCAGGACTCGGTGGTCCCGGCGCTggagcggcggctccgggcccGGCTCGGGGGGCTGCGCCTGGGGGACCCCACGGACCCCCGGACCGAGGTGGGGCCGCTGCCCCCCGGGACGCCCCCGCccgaggagctgctgaaggaggcGCGGGAGGAGGGGGCGCAG GTTTTCCAGGCTCCTCTGCCGGTGCTGGTGGGGGGGGGGCGGCGTTTCTACCCCCCCACGCTGATTTCGGGGGTGGCCCCGACCTCGCGCTGCCTGCGGGAGCCG gtcCCGGGGCCGGTGCTGGTGTTGCTGCCCGTGCGCAGCCCCTCCGAGGCCGTGGCCGTGGCCTCGGCGCTGCCCCACGCCACTGCTGCCGCCCTCTGGGCCCAGGACATCACTGTGGCCTTGGACACGGCCGACAG gctgccccagggcctGGTGTCCCTCaactccctggagctgcccgaGCCCTTCGGGGACTCCGACCTGCATGAG GCGCTGCGAGAGTTCGGGTGCCCCCCCTGGGAACAGCCCCCCAAGGCGGAGGAGCCGCTCAG CCCCCTGGTGACCCTGGATGACCCCAGCGATCCCGAGCTGGCCCAGGCCGTGGCCGCCGCCCGCGGGGCCGCCCTGGG GTGGGGGCGGCTGCCGGGGGCGTCGCGGGCCCGGGTGCTGCGGGGGGCGGCGACGGcgctgccggggggtcccgggACCCCCGAGGACGGCGACGGCGGCGACACCGGCGGGAGCCTGCGGGGGGCGCTGCTGCGCTGGGCGGAGCGAGCGGAGCGCGCGGGCGGGGCCGTGCAG gagctgcccggGGGGCGGGCCCTGTTGACGAGGCGGCCGCTCGGAGTGCTGGGCGTGGCCTGGGgttggccccgccccctggcGCTGGAGTTCCTCCTCCCGGCGCTGGCGTTCGGGAACGCGGTCGTGGTGgtggcgccccctggcggcgcCGGTGCCGCACAGCGGCTGCGGAAG TCTCTGGTGGACGCGGGGCTGCCGAGGGCGGCCCTGTCGGTGCTTCCCGGCGCTTCCCGGGGCTGCGGACCTCGCCTGGCGCGGCAGCGCCCGGACGGGCTGTGGCTGTGCGGGGGGGACGCG gactGTGACTGGGCCTCTGCCGCGAGCGTCCCCCGCgtttggggggtcccggcgGGGCTCCTGGGGGCCCCGGGGCAGGAGCCCCCCCCCGGCACGGAGCGGGAGCTGGAGCTGCGCTGCACCCGCCCCCGCTGCCTTTGGCTGCCGGGGGGCgccccctga